The Lactuca sativa cultivar Salinas chromosome 2, Lsat_Salinas_v11, whole genome shotgun sequence genome includes a window with the following:
- the LOC111880037 gene encoding protein PAM71-homolog, chloroplastic, translated as MTGLILHQTPVLVSSNTRPKLPLLVLPDSSRFFADLSTRTTCSSSSSSSFERRDILKPHLRGNRITANSFNVGASSGGYAERDGNDNQNLSTNDQNNESSPIKKLPDQIRYPVSIALVLSGCALVFSIIAFGKGAPPSLLAAIAKSGFTAAFTLIFVSEIGDKTFFIAALLAMQYDKGLVILGSMGALSLMTVFSVIIGRIFNSVPAQFQTTLPIGEYAAVTLLMFFGLKAIKDAWDLPSSNAKNGEKNSNELDEYAEAEELVKEKASKQLKNPFEIIWKSFSLVFFAEWGDRSMLATIALGAAQSPWGVASGAIAGHLLATSIAAVGGAFLANYISEKLVGYLGGVLFLLFAVATFLGVF; from the exons ATGACAGGCCTAATTCTCCATCAAACACCGGTATTGGTGTCATCAAATACAAGACCGAAGCTTCCTTTATTGGTACTTCCAGATTCTTCGCGTTTCTTTGCTGATTTATCCACAAGAACGACATGTTCGTCCTCTTCATCGTCATCAT TTGAAAGAAGAGATATATTAAAACCACACTTGCGAGGCAACAGAATTACAGCAAATTCATTTAATGTTGGTGCTAGTTCTGGGGGTTATGCAGAGAGAGATGGAAATGATAACCAAAATTTATCTACTAATGATCAAAACAATGAAAGTTCACCAAT TAAAAAGCTTCCGGATCAAATTCGTTATCCAGTCTCAATAGCCCTTGTGCTATCCGGATGTGCTTTAGTATTTTCAATAATCGCCTTTGGAAAGGGTGCACCTCCCTCTCTCTTAGCAGCAATCGCAAAGTCAGGCTTCACAGCTGCTTTTACATTAATTTTTGTTTCCGAAATTGGAGACAAG ACGTTTTTCATTGCAGCTTTATTGGCCATGCAATATGATAAAGGACTG GTTATTTTGGGATCAATGGGTGCTTTATCACTTATGACTGTTTTTTCGGTCATAATTGGAAGGATTTTTAATTCGGTTCCAGCTCAATTCCAGACAA CATTGCCAATTGGAGAATATGCAGCAGTGACTCTTTTGATGTTCTTCGGTCTTAAAGCTATAAAGGATGCATGGGATCTTCCATCAAGTAATGCTAAAAATGGTGAGAAAAATAGTAATGAACTTGATGAATATGCAGAAGCTGAGGAATTGGTGAAAGAAAAG GCATCTAAACAGCTCAAGAATCCTTTTGAAATCATTTGGAAGTCATTCAGTCTTGTATTTTTTGCG GAATGGGGTGACCGGTCAATGCTTGCAACCATAGCTCTTGGGGCTGCTCAG TCTCCATGGGGTGTGGCAAGTGGAGCCATAGCTGGACATCTATTGGCAACCTCCATAGCAGCAGTTGGAGGGGCCTTTCTTGCCAATTATATTTCTGAAAAACTG GTTGGGTATCTGGGAGGAGTATTATTTTTACTTTTTGCTGTTGCGACATTTTTGGGGGTCTTTTAA